A single window of Bacillus mesophilus DNA harbors:
- a CDS encoding sigma-70 family RNA polymerase sigma factor, translated as MNLVQRLQQKEEKALVQLMELHGDYLLRTAFLLVKDRQVAEEIVQDSFIVAFDKIDQLQHEERLRNWLTMISLNLCRSRMRKWSWKHILVGFEDKFENLEDDEIVNGPEDMLMTLSQNTELYIAIQQLDYKYREVITLHYFNELKVNEISDQLNEKDSTIKTRLSRGRKLLKEILLKGGLKHAE; from the coding sequence AAAAGGCACTTGTACAGTTAATGGAACTCCATGGTGACTATCTTCTTCGAACCGCATTTTTATTAGTGAAGGATCGTCAGGTAGCTGAAGAGATTGTTCAGGATAGTTTTATTGTGGCGTTTGACAAAATTGATCAACTTCAGCATGAAGAACGATTGAGGAATTGGCTGACGATGATTTCATTGAATCTTTGTCGGTCTCGAATGCGAAAGTGGAGCTGGAAACATATACTAGTAGGATTTGAAGATAAGTTTGAGAACTTGGAAGACGATGAAATCGTTAATGGTCCAGAGGACATGTTGATGACATTATCACAAAATACGGAATTATATATAGCGATTCAGCAACTTGATTATAAGTACCGGGAAGTTATTACATTACACTACTTTAATGAATTGAAAGTAAATGAAATTTCAGATCAGCTTAATGAAAAGGATAGTACCATTAAAACTAGACTTTCCCGTGGACGAAAGCTACTAAAGGAAATTTTACTTAAAGGAGGGTTAAAGCATGCTGAATAA